ACGGTCGAGACCGACAGCCAGCGGCGGGCCTTCGAGCAGGCCTTCACCGACGCCGGCATCGACCCCGCCGAGCGCATCGTCGTCGTCACCGACCCCGGCTCCCCGCTCGCTGAGGCGTCGGCCGACGCCGGCTACCGCACCTTCCTCGCCGACCCCGAGGTCGGCGGCCGCTACTCCGCACTCACCGCCTTCGGTCTCGTGCCGAGCGGCCTCGCCGGTGCCGACATCGGCGCACTGCTCGACGGTGCCGCCGACGTGCACGACGCCCTCATCACCGACTCCCCCGACAACCCGGCGCTGCGCCTGGGCGCCCTGCTCGGCCACGCCGCGCTGGCGGGCGTCGACAAGCTGGTCCTCGCGTCGGGGGGCGCGACGTACGCCGGGCTCGGCGACTGGATCGAGCAGCTGGTGGCGGAGTCCACCGGCAAGAACGGCCGCGGGATCCTGCCGGTCGTGGTCGAGGGCGTCGACGCCCCTGGCATCCAGCCGTCCACGACCGACGCGGTCCTCGTGACCTACGGGCCGGAGTTCGTCTTCGACAGCATCTCCCCCGCCTCCGGCTGGGGCGCCGTGGTCGACGGTCTCCTGGGGGCGCAGATGCTGACCTGGGAGGTCGCCACCGCGGTCGCCGGGCGGGTGCTCGGCATCAACCCGTTCGACCAGCCCGACGTGGAGAGTGCCAAGCAGGCTGCCCGGGCACTGCTCGACGAGACGCCCGAGGAGGAGCCTGCGCTGCTCGCCGTCGACGGTCTCGAGGTGCGCGCCCTCGGTGCCGGCCTGACCGAGGAGCTGACCTCTGCCGGCGACCCGGAGACGGCGATCGCGGCGCTGCTGGACCGGCTCGCCGCCGAGGACGACCGCGGCTACCTCGCCGTGATGGCGTACGCCGAGCGCGCGGCGTACCCCGAGCTGGCCGCGTCGCGTCGGACACTCGCCGATCGCACCGCTCGCCCGGTCACCTTCGGGTGGGGCCCACGCTTCCTGCACTCCACTGGTCAGCTGCACAAGGGCGGTCCGCCGGTCGGCGTCTTCCTCCAGGTCACGGTCGCACCGCGCGCCGACCTGCCGATCCCCGGCCGGCCCTTCGGGTTCGCCCAGCTGGTGGCCGCACAGGCCGCCGGCGACGCCCGGGTGCTGGCCGACCACGACCGGCCGGTGCTGCGTCTGCACCTCCGGGATCCGAGTCCCGACGGTCCCGCCTACCAGCGGCTGCTCGCCGCGCTGGGAGTGACGCCATGACGCTCGAGCCACAGGTCCTTGTCCACCCCGACGCCGACGCGGTCGCCGAGGCGGCGGCCGCGGCGTTCGTCCACCGGCTCGCCTCCGCGCAGGCCGCCGGGATGATCCCCCAGGTCGCGCTGACCGGCGGCGGCATCGCCGAGACCTTCCACCGTGCCGTGGCGGCGTCGCCCGGCGAGGTGGACTGGTCGCGGGTCGTCTTCTGGTGGGGCGACGAGCGCTTCGTCGAGGCCGACGACGACGAGCGCAACGCGCTGCAGGCCCGGCGCGCGCTGCTCGACGCGCTGCCTGTCGACCCGGCCAACGTCCACGAGGCCCCGGCACTGACGCCGGGTGCCGACCCCGATGCGACGCTCGCGGTCGCGGCGCAGGACTACGCAGCGGCCCTGCGCGAGCACGGCGCGTCGACGTTCACCGTCATGCTGCTGGGCATCGGTCCGGACGGGCACGTCGCGTCGTTGTTCCCGGGTCACGCGGGCGTCGGTGTCGAGGACCAGCTCACCGTCGCCGTACCGAACTCACCCAAGCCCCCGCCGGCTCGGATCAGTCTGAGCCTGCCGGTGCTCAACCGGTCCGACGCGGTGTGGTTCCTCGCCGCGGGCGAGGGCAAGGCCGATGCCGTACGCCGCTCGCTCGAGCCCGGCCCGGTGGCGGAGATCCCCGCCAGAGGTGTGCGGGGACTGCAGGAGACGATCTACTACGTCGACGAGGCCGCGGCGCCGCCGAGCGCACGGGCCTAGAAGATGATCTCGCCGGCCTTGCGCTTCGCGCGCAGGGTCTGGATCGCCTCGTCGAGGATGCTCGCCGCCTCCGCGTCGCTGCGCCGCTCCTTCACGTAGGCCAGGTGGGTCTTGTAGGGCTCCACCTTCGGGGGCGGCGGCGGGTTGTCGCAGTCGAGGCTCGCCGGCAGGCCGCACCGGGGGCAGTCCCACTCGCCCGGCGCGTCCGCCTCGAGCGAGAAGGTCATCACGGCGCGGTGACCCTGGGAGCAGAAGTACGTCACCGTCTGCCGGGGAGCCGCCTCACCTCGCTCGGCCTCGCCCATGGGACCCGAGCCGATGCGGCTTCCTCTGATCGCGTTCCCTGCACCTGCCACGCTCGTCGTGCTCCTCGTCGCTCAAGGTCCGGGTCGACGACGCCGACCCGGCAGGGGTGGTGACGTCAGGCGCCGGCCTTCAGCAGCAGACCGAGCGCGATGATGCAGGTGAACCAGAGCACGCCCGTGCCGACCGTGATGCGGTCGAGGTTGCGCTCCGCCACGGACGAGCCACCGAGGCCCGTGCTGCTTCCGCCACCGAACATGTCGGACAGACCGCCGCCCCGCCCCTTGTGGAGGAGGATCAGCACGATCATCAGGAGGCTCGTGATCATGAGCAGGATGGTGAAGGTGGTAACCACGGTTGGGAAGCCTAACTCACGTCGCGGACGGAGCCGGTCACAGGACCGGCATGGCGTAGAAGCGGCAGATGCCGCCGAACTCGTCGGCCTGGAGGCTCGCGCCCCCGACGAGTGCGCCGTCGACGTCCGGCTTCTCCATGATCCCGGCGACGTTGGTGGTCTTGACCGACCCGCCGTACAGGATGCGGACACCGTGGGCCGCCTCGTCGGAGAACGTCTCGGCGATCCGGGTGCGGATCGCCCCGCAGACCTCCTGCGCGTCCTCGGGAGTCGCGACCTCGCCGGTCCCGATCGCCCAGACCGGCTCGTAGGCCAGGACGAGTCCGGCGACCTGCTCGGCGGTGAGCCCGGCGAGCGCACCGTCGACCTGGGCGAGGGTGTGGGCCACATGCTCGCCCGCCTTGCGCACCTCGAGTCCCTCGCCGACGCAGACGATCGGGGTCATCTCGTGCTCGAGGACCTTGCGGGTCTTGGCGTTGACGACCTCGTCGGACTCGTGGTGGTGCTCGCGCCGCTCGGAGTGACCCACGACGACGTAGGAGCACCCGAGCTTGGCGAGCATGCCGGCGGAGATCTCGCCGGTGTAGGCACCGGAGTCGTGGACCGAGACGTCCTGGGCGCCGTAGCGCACCCGCATCCGGTCACCGTCGATCAGCGTCTGCACGCTGCGCAGGTCGGTGAACGGCGGGAGGACGACGACCTCGACCTGGTCGTAGTCGTGCTTCTTGTCCGACAGCCCCCACGACAGCTTCTGCACCAGGACGACCGCCTCCTGGTGGTTGAGGTTCATCTTCCAGTTGCCCGCCATCAGTGGCGTGCGCGTGCTCGTGGCCATCGGTGCTCTCTTCGTCGGTCGGTGAGGCTGCAGAAGGTCGGACGGGTCAGGACAGGACGTCGATCCCGGGCAGCTGCTTGCCCTCGAGGTACTCCAGGCTGGCGCCGCCCCCGGTGCTGATGTGGCCGAACGCGTCCTCGGCGAAGCCGAGCTGGCGCACCGCGGCCGCGGAGTCTCCCCCGCCGACGACGGAGAGGCCGTCGATCTCGGTCAGGGCCTGGGCCACCGCGCGCGTGCCCGCGGCGAACTCCGGCACCTCGAAGACCCCCATGGGGCCGTTCCAGAACACGGTCCGAGCAGGCGCCAGCGCCGCGGCGAACGCCGCGGCCGACTCCGGGCCGATGTCGAGCCCCATCTGGTCGGCCGGCATCTGGTCGGCTGCGACGACCGTGGCGTCGTGCGGACCGGGGCCGGACGGGAACGTGGGGCTGACGACGATGTCGGTCGGGAGCACGAGCCGCACGCCGCTCTCCTCCGCGCGTCGCAGGTAGTCGCGGCAGGTGTCGAGCTGGTCGGCCTCCAGCAGGCTGGTGCCGACCTCGTGCCCGAGGGCAGCGAGGAACGTGAAGACCATCCCGCCGCCGATGAGCAGTGAGTCGGCCTTGTCGAGAAGATTGTCGATGACGCCCAGCTTGTCGGACACCTTCGAGCCGCCCAGCACGACCACGTAGGGCCGCTCCGGGGTCTCGGTCAACCGACGCAGCACGTCGATCTCGGTCGAGACCAGACCACCCATGGCGTGCGGGAGCCGCTGCGCGACGTCGTACACCGAGGCCTGCTTGCGGTGCACGACGCCGAAGCCGTCGCTGACGAACGCGTCGGCCAGCGCGGCCAGCTCGTCGGCGAAGGCGCCACGCTCGGCGTCGTCCTTGCTGGTCTCGCCGGCGTTGAACCGGACGTTCTCCAGCAGTGCGACGTCGCCGTCACCGAGCCCGGCGACGACCTCCTGCGCGCTCGGGCCGACGGTGTCGGTGGCGAAGGCCACCGGCTTCTCGAGCAGCTCCGACAGCCGGGCGGCCACCGGGGCGAGGGAGTACGCCGGGTCGGGCGCGCCCTTGGGCCGGCCCAGGTGGGCGGTCACGACCACCCGGGCACCGGCCCGTGACAACGCCTGCAGCGTGGGCAGGCTGGCACGGATCCGGCCGTCGTCGGTGATCGTGCCCCCGTCGAGGGGGACGTTCAGGTCCGAGCGGACCAGGACCCGCTTGCCCGCGACGGCAAGACCTGCGTAGGTGTCCAACGCCGAGTGCCTCAGAGGGAGGAGCCGACGAGGTTGGTGAGGTCGACGAGGCGGTTGCTGTAGCCCCACTCGTTGTCGTACCACCCGATGATCTTGACCTGGTTGCCGAACACCTTGGTCAGCGGCGCGTCGTAGATGCACGAGTGCGGGTCGGTGACGATGTCGGAGGAGACGATCGGGTCCTCGGTGTACTTCAGGATCCCCTTGAGGTCGCCCTCGGCGGCGGCCTTCATCGCCGCGTTGACCTCCTCGGCGGTGGTGTCGCGCCCCAGCTCGACGGTGAGGTCGGTGGCCGAGCCGGTCGGGATCGGCACGCGCAGCGCGAAGCCGTCGAGCTTGCCCTTCAGCTCCGGCAGCACCAGACCGATGGCCTTCGCCGCACCGGTGGAGGTCGGGACGATGTTGAGGGCGGCGGCGCGGGCGCGGCGCAGGTCCTTGTGGGGACCGTCCTGGAGGTTCTGGTCCTGCGTGTAGGCGTGGATGGTGGTCATCAGGCCCTTGACGATGCCGAACTCGTCGTTGAGGACCTTGGCCATCGGGCCGAGGCAGTTCGTCGTGCACGACGCGTTGGAGATGATCGTGTGCTGGGCCGGGTCGTAATCGCCGTGGTTGACGCCCATCACGACGGTGACGTCCTCGTTGGAGGCCGGTGCGGAGATGATGACCTTCTTCGCGCCGGCGTCGACGTGGGCCTTCGCCTTGGTCGCGTCGGTGAAGAAGCCGGTGGACTCGATGACGACGTCGGCGCCCAGGTCGCCCCAGGGCAGGTTGCTCGGGTCGCGCTCCTCGAGCGCGGCGATCTTCTTGCCGCCGACGGTGATCGCGTCACCGCCTGCCTCGACCTCGGCGTCGAGCCGGCCCAGGATCGAGTCGTACTTGAGCAGGTGCGCCAGGGACTTGTTGTCCGTGAGGTCGTTGACGCCGACGATCTCGATGTCGGCGCCGGAGGCCTGCACGGCCCGGAAGAAGTTGCGGCCGATGCGGCCGAAGCCGTTGATTCCCACGCGGACAGTCACGAATGCGCTCCTCAGCTGGTCGACGGTTCGTCGAAACCTTACCCGTCGCAACCGCGCGCATGAGCCCGGTCCCCGGGGCGTCCACCCCGCGGGACCGGAGGATCACTCAGCCAGCATGTCCGCGGTCAGCGACGCCTCGGTGTCGGGGATCCCGAGATCCTCCGCGCGCTTGTCAGCCATGGCCAGCAACCGACGGATGCGTCCGGCGATGGCGTCCTTCGTCAGCTGCGGCTCGTGCAGCTGCCCGAGCTCCTCGAGCGAGGCCTGCTTGTGCTCGAGGCGCAGCCGGCCTGCCATCTGGAGATGGTCGGGCACCTCCTCGCCGAGGATCTCCAGCGCACGCTGGACCCGAGCGCCGGCGGCGACCGCGGCCCGCGCCGAGCGGCGGAGGTTGGCGTCGTCGAAGTTCGCGAGCCGGTTGGCGGTTGCGCGGACCTCGCGCCGCATGCGCCGCTCCTCCCACGCCATGAGGCTCTCGTGGGCACCGAGGCGGGTCAGCAGGGCACCGATCGCGTCGCCGTCGCGGATCACGACCCGGTCGACGCCGCGGACCTCGCGGGCCTTGG
The nucleotide sequence above comes from Nocardioides massiliensis. Encoded proteins:
- the tpiA gene encoding triose-phosphate isomerase, which translates into the protein MATSTRTPLMAGNWKMNLNHQEAVVLVQKLSWGLSDKKHDYDQVEVVVLPPFTDLRSVQTLIDGDRMRVRYGAQDVSVHDSGAYTGEISAGMLAKLGCSYVVVGHSERREHHHESDEVVNAKTRKVLEHEMTPIVCVGEGLEVRKAGEHVAHTLAQVDGALAGLTAEQVAGLVLAYEPVWAIGTGEVATPEDAQEVCGAIRTRIAETFSDEAAHGVRILYGGSVKTTNVAGIMEKPDVDGALVGGASLQADEFGGICRFYAMPVL
- the gap gene encoding type I glyceraldehyde-3-phosphate dehydrogenase, whose amino-acid sequence is MTVRVGINGFGRIGRNFFRAVQASGADIEIVGVNDLTDNKSLAHLLKYDSILGRLDAEVEAGGDAITVGGKKIAALEERDPSNLPWGDLGADVVIESTGFFTDATKAKAHVDAGAKKVIISAPASNEDVTVVMGVNHGDYDPAQHTIISNASCTTNCLGPMAKVLNDEFGIVKGLMTTIHAYTQDQNLQDGPHKDLRRARAAALNIVPTSTGAAKAIGLVLPELKGKLDGFALRVPIPTGSATDLTVELGRDTTAEEVNAAMKAAAEGDLKGILKYTEDPIVSSDIVTDPHSCIYDAPLTKVFGNQVKIIGWYDNEWGYSNRLVDLTNLVGSSL
- a CDS encoding RNA polymerase-binding protein RbpA; this encodes MAGAGNAIRGSRIGSGPMGEAERGEAAPRQTVTYFCSQGHRAVMTFSLEADAPGEWDCPRCGLPASLDCDNPPPPPKVEPYKTHLAYVKERRSDAEAASILDEAIQTLRAKRKAGEIIF
- a CDS encoding phosphoglycerate kinase; the protein is MDTYAGLAVAGKRVLVRSDLNVPLDGGTITDDGRIRASLPTLQALSRAGARVVVTAHLGRPKGAPDPAYSLAPVAARLSELLEKPVAFATDTVGPSAQEVVAGLGDGDVALLENVRFNAGETSKDDAERGAFADELAALADAFVSDGFGVVHRKQASVYDVAQRLPHAMGGLVSTEIDVLRRLTETPERPYVVVLGGSKVSDKLGVIDNLLDKADSLLIGGGMVFTFLAALGHEVGTSLLEADQLDTCRDYLRRAEESGVRLVLPTDIVVSPTFPSGPGPHDATVVAADQMPADQMGLDIGPESAAAFAAALAPARTVFWNGPMGVFEVPEFAAGTRAVAQALTEIDGLSVVGGGDSAAAVRQLGFAEDAFGHISTGGGASLEYLEGKQLPGIDVLS
- the pgl gene encoding 6-phosphogluconolactonase — translated: MTLEPQVLVHPDADAVAEAAAAAFVHRLASAQAAGMIPQVALTGGGIAETFHRAVAASPGEVDWSRVVFWWGDERFVEADDDERNALQARRALLDALPVDPANVHEAPALTPGADPDATLAVAAQDYAAALREHGASTFTVMLLGIGPDGHVASLFPGHAGVGVEDQLTVAVPNSPKPPPARISLSLPVLNRSDAVWFLAAGEGKADAVRRSLEPGPVAEIPARGVRGLQETIYYVDEAAAPPSARA
- the secG gene encoding preprotein translocase subunit SecG, with translation MVTTFTILLMITSLLMIVLILLHKGRGGGLSDMFGGGSSTGLGGSSVAERNLDRITVGTGVLWFTCIIALGLLLKAGA
- a CDS encoding glucose-6-phosphate isomerase, which codes for MTATDLARVEAPGLSLVLGYADEAGLRETLDTLVTSGVASGIARRDATLWGPEAEEEAAKRLAWIDLPRASRKLVEPILALRDELRGAGLDRVVLCGMGGSSLAPEVICGAEGLPLVVLDASDPDSVRAAAGDALERTVVVVSSKSGGTVETDSQRRAFEQAFTDAGIDPAERIVVVTDPGSPLAEASADAGYRTFLADPEVGGRYSALTAFGLVPSGLAGADIGALLDGAADVHDALITDSPDNPALRLGALLGHAALAGVDKLVLASGGATYAGLGDWIEQLVAESTGKNGRGILPVVVEGVDAPGIQPSTTDAVLVTYGPEFVFDSISPASGWGAVVDGLLGAQMLTWEVATAVAGRVLGINPFDQPDVESAKQAARALLDETPEEEPALLAVDGLEVRALGAGLTEELTSAGDPETAIAALLDRLAAEDDRGYLAVMAYAERAAYPELAASRRTLADRTARPVTFGWGPRFLHSTGQLHKGGPPVGVFLQVTVAPRADLPIPGRPFGFAQLVAAQAAGDARVLADHDRPVLRLHLRDPSPDGPAYQRLLAALGVTP